One window of the Ananas comosus cultivar F153 linkage group 21, ASM154086v1, whole genome shotgun sequence genome contains the following:
- the LOC109726379 gene encoding oral cancer-overexpressed protein 1 homolog translates to MEPKPKDLNDFLESSVLLEEAQYQEGFRDGCNDGLVSGKEEGREVGLKMGFQVGEELGFYRGCVDVLNSVIQIDPSAFSSRVRKNIEQLGALVNGYPLLEPENERVQEIMENMRLKFRVVSANLGVRLEHEGYRSSSGKEVEDL, encoded by the coding sequence ATGGAGCCAAAACCGAAAGATCTCAATGATTTCCTTGAATCATCGGTGCTTTTAGAGGAAGCACAATATCAAGAAGGTTTCAGAGATGGGTGTAACGACGGCTTGGTCTCAGGGAAGGAGGAGGGAAGAGAGGTGGGTTTAAAGATGGGTTTCCAGGTAGGGGAGGAACTGGGTTTTTATCGGGGCTGTGTCGATGTATTGAACTCAGTTATCCAGATTGATCCGTCAGCATTTTCATCTCGGGTTAGAAAGAACATCGAGCAATTAGGGGCGTTAGTAAATGGTTACCCGCTTTTAGAGCCAGAAAATGAGCGAGTCCAAGAGATCATGGAGAATATGAGGCTAAAATTCAGGGTTGTGTCTGCAAATTTAGGAGTAAGATTGGAGCATGAAGGGTATCGCTCGTCATCTGGAAAGGAAGTGGAGGATTTGTAG